From bacterium:
CAATCTCAAGACTTCTTACAATTTGAGATAATTTTACATTTGCCTCTTTTAGTTGTTCAACCTCTTTCTTTAGTTCTTCTATTTCTTTGTGTTGCTTGTCAATTTCTTCAATAATCTTTTTTATATATTTCTCTGCTATATCTATCTTCTGTTCTAATGCAGGCGATTCAGCAACCTGTACCTCTTCTTTTTTTGTGTTATCTTCTGCAAAACCAGACCCTACAAATAAAAGTAATATAAAGAATACCACCCTATTTTTCATTTTTTCTCCTAATTTTTGTAAGGCTTCTGCTAAAATTTTCTAAGGAACGCCTTATGTAACTGCGGGAATCTCATCTTTTATCCTTGCCTTGTCGCCGTTTTGTGGCGTTGCGAGGAGCGTTGTATTCCGATAGTTTTCAGAGGAATTGCGACGTGGTAATTCCCTCGTCTTTATCCCTACTATTGTTTATTCCCATTCCTTTTCCGCCTTCGGCGAGATTGCCACGTTATGAAACCCCTCCTACGCCAAGGCTTCGGCGGGTAAAACTCGCAAGACAAACTACAAAAGACGGAATGGGGGGGGCAGAACATAAAAGCGAGATTCCGGATCAAGTCCGGAATGACATAAAGGGGGAGTTCTCATCCCATTAACCTCTTTACAGCCCCCCTCACCCCATACGCTTCTCTTTTATGTATTTAAATTTCAAAAAACTCTTTCGGACCAGAGTAGCATATCCTTTTTGCTAAATTCAGAGATATATTTTCTGGTAGGCTACCTTTTTCTACCATATCTCCCAACACATCGCTCAAAACTCTACGAAACATCTCAAACCTTGAGCCATAAGCAAGTATACGTCGAGAATCAGAAACCATCCCAGCAAAAGAGTATAGCAAGTCAACCGAACTTATATATTCAAACTGTCTTTTCATACCAAACGGAGTATCGCAGAACCACCAAGCCGCTCCCAATTTTACATTTTGCCCAAAAGAACGTGCAATAGTAGCAAAGGTTGATTGATAAGCAAAATCAAGACAATAAAGAATTACCTTTAGGCGGTTATCAAACCTGTTAAGAAAGGTTTCCATAGGAGGAATCATATCTACGAAATGGTCAGAGACATCACAACCAGCATCAGGTCCAAAAGATGAAAAAAGTGAACTTCTAACATCTCTTACCACACCAATGTGCATTTGAAATACCCAGTTTTTCTCAGAATCCATTTCTGCAAGATTAGCAAAAATATAATCAGCAAGAATCTCTTTATCTTCAGTAGAAACCTGTTCTTCGTTAAGGAGTGCTTTAAATATTTTATCTGCCTGTTTTACTTCAGCAACACACGGAAAAGGTGTTCTCATACTATGGTCACTTGCTTTACATCCATATTCTGCGAAATAATCGTGAGATTTACGAAGTATATCAATTAAATCCTGCACAGAAGAGCATCTACTTTCGAATCTTTCTGCCAGTTTCTTTACATACCCGCGCCAATCTGGAGAAGAGACCTTAACTATCCTATCAGCACGCCAAGTAGGAACAACTACACTACGCCCCATATCTTTATTAACCTTTTGATGAAAATCAAGGAAATCTAATGGGTCATCACTCGAACACATAACCTCAACACCTAACTTATCAAGTAATTGCTGGGGACGGTACTCAGGACTTTTCAACAGAGAAGAAGTCTGCTCCCAAATCTCTTTTCCTGTCTTTGGTCCAAGAAGTTGGTCTATACCCAAAAACCGTTTTAGCTCAAGGTGCATCCATTCGTAAACAGGGTTACCAGCCATACAAGGAAAAACCTCTGCCAATTTAAGCCATTTTTCTTCAGGTAAAGCAGAACCAGTAATATAAAACTCATCAATAGAAAACTTTCTCATTAATGCCCAA
This genomic window contains:
- the uxaC gene encoding glucuronate isomerase, which encodes MRFLNNDYLLGNESGKKIFEQIENIPIVDPHNHADVAELATNRNYNNPWQFLIGTDHYIWALMRKFSIDEFYITGSALPEEKWLKLAEVFPCMAGNPVYEWMHLELKRFLGIDQLLGPKTGKEIWEQTSSLLKSPEYRPQQLLDKLGVEVMCSSDDPLDFLDFHQKVNKDMGRSVVVPTWRADRIVKVSSPDWRGYVKKLAERFESRCSSVQDLIDILRKSHDYFAEYGCKASDHSMRTPFPCVAEVKQADKIFKALLNEEQVSTEDKEILADYIFANLAEMDSEKNWVFQMHIGVVRDVRSSLFSSFGPDAGCDVSDHFVDMIPPMETFLNRFDNRLKVILYCLDFAYQSTFATIARSFGQNVKLGAAWWFCDTPFGMKRQFEYISSVDLLYSFAGMVSDSRRILAYGSRFEMFRRVLSDVLGDMVEKGSLPENISLNLAKRICYSGPKEFFEI